CGACCATCAGCGGCTTGCCGGCCGACCACGGCGGGGCGCCGTCGGCGACGGGGTGCCGGGGGATGATGCGGCCGTCGACGAACGCGCCGAAGCCGGGCCGCACCGGATCCGGGTCGCCCCACGGGGCGACCCCGTTCGCGGCTTCGGCCTGCTGGATCTCCAGCAGCCGGGCGGCGGGGATGTCGTGCAGTCGCGCGATGTCGGCGCGGGTGAGGCCCAGCAGGTGCAGGGTGCGTTCGGCGCGGGCGGTGGCGCCGTCGCGGGTGGGGAACCGCAGCGGCGCGGCGCTTTCGATCGACGCCTTGTGGAAGAGTTGCGCGGCGGCCGGCATGGTGTAGACGGCCGCGGTCTTCGCGCCGCCGCCGCTCTCGCCCCAGACCATGATGTTGTCCGGGTCGCCGCCGAAGTGGTCGATGTTGTCGGCGGTCCAGCGCAGTGCGGCGAGGATGTCGAGCATTCCCTGGTTGGCGGCGTAGTCGCCGTGGGCGAGGTCGCCCAGGAACAGGTAGCCGAGCAGGCCGAGCCGGTGGTTGGACTGCACCACCACCACGTCGTGGAGCTTGGCCAGGCGGGTGCCGTCCTGGCCGGTCGCGGAACCCGAGCCGATCATGTAGCCGCCGCCGTGGTGGTAGAACATCACCGGGCGGCGTTTCCCGTCGGCGGCCGGCGTCCAGATGTTCAGGTAGAGGCAGTCCTCGGACGGTGCCGGCATCCGGCCGTTGCCGTTCGGCCCCATCTCGCCGCCGGGCACCTGGTAGGCGGGGTTGGGGAAGTCCACGGTGTCGCGCAGGCCGGACCACGGCCGCGGTGGCTGTGGCGCCCGGAACCGGAGGCGGCCGAGCGGCGGTGTCGCGTACGGAACGCCGAGGAACGCGATGGTGCCGTCCCGGCGCCGGCCACGCACTCTGCCGTACCGGGTGGTCGCCTCGTCGCGACCGGTGCGGCCGTGCGCCCGGGCCGTCGCCGGCAGGCTCACGGTGGCCGCCGCGGACAACGACCCTGCGATCAGTGCTCTGCGAGTCATCCGCACATCCACGATCAGACCTCTTCCGTCGTACGGGCGCGCCCGGGCGCCTTCTGGAGGCGCGAACGCGGTCCACCGCAGCGCCGGCGGTGGCGTGCCCTCGCATGCCGTCAACCCGCCGTCCCGGCACATGAAACGTTTCACATACCGCGCGGCGGGCGCCGACGAGGAACGCCCCGGTGACGCGCATGTCGTCCGTCATCCAATCGCAGCCCGGCAATACGGGCAACGTTTCTCACACGTTACGGCGAACGTAGCCGTCGGCGCCGGCATCAGTCAAGAGCGATCTATCCAGGAGCTATCGATTCCACGGCACCCACCCCCATCCGGACGTCGCCGGAGATTCTCCGGCCCATACCTTGACGCGGGTAACGTTATTCATTCAGCATCATCAATTGTTGTACGGCCGGCAGGCCGGAACCGCTCATCGCCCGCCACAGCAAGGAGGATCACGATGCCAGCGCAGGACCGTGTCCCATCCCCGCCCCGACGGCTGTCGCACCGTCTCGCCCGACGAGTGCTGACCGCGATCGCCGTCACGGCCGGCCTGGTCGGCACCGCGTCGCCACAGCCCGCGTTCGCCGCGGCCAACCCGTACGAGCGCGGGCCGGCTCCGACCGCCGCCGGCGTGGCGGCCGTGACCGGCCCGTTCGCGACCGCGTCGCTGAGCGTGCCGCGCGGCAACGGCTTCGGCGGCGGCGTCATCTACTACCCGACCGACCGCAGCCAGGGCACGTTCGGCGGGATCGCCATCTCCCCCGGCCTCAACGGCACCTGGCCCGGCATCGCCTGGCTCGGACCGCGCCTGGCCGGTCAGGGCTTCATCGTCTTCGGCATCGAGACGAACAACCTCAACGACAACCCCACCAGCCGCGGTACGCAGCTGCTCGCCGCCCTCGACTACCTCGCCCAGCGCAGCACGGTCCGCGATCGGCTCGACCCGGGCAGATTGGCCGTGGCCGGGCACTCCATGGGCGGTGGCGGTGCGCTCGACGCCGCCCTGCGCCGCCCGTCGCTCAAGGCCGCCATCGGCAACGCGCCCTACCTGCCCTCGAACAACCTGTCCGCCACGCGGGTGCCGACCCTGATCTACGCGATGCAGAACGACACCCTGGTCCCGCCGTCGCAGCTCGTCAACCTGTACAACAGCGTCCCCGCCACGACCGAGCGCGCCTATGCCGAGATCACCGGTGCCGGCCACAACTACATCGGCCAGCCGAGCACCACACTCGCGCGCACCATGATCCCCTGGCTGAAGATCTTCGTCGACGACGACACCCGCTACAGCCAGTTCCTGTGCCCGCTGGCCGACTCGTCCGGCATCCGGCAGTACCGCAGCAGCTGCCCACTGGTACCGGCCGCGTGACGGTCCCGCCGTCGCCGCGGCCGGTCGGCCCCGGCGACGGCGGAACCCGGTGCGCGGTCGGGCGTACGCCGCCCTGAGCCACCACTCGCCGATCCGGCGTGGCCGGCCGGGTTCATCGTGAGGTCTGCTCGGAGGTCTCGTGCAGGGCGCCGAGGCGGCCGGTGCGGGCGACGCGCGCGAACGCGTACGCGCTGGGCTTGGGCGTCCGGGTGAAGTCGTCGCCGACGGCGACGAGGCCGAAGCGTGGCCGGTAGCCCTCGCTCCACTCGAAGTTGTCGAAGGCCGACCAGTGCAGGTATCCGCGGACGTCGACGCCCTCCGCGACGGCCCGGGCGAGCGCGGCCAGGTGGGTGTGGAGGTAGTCGAGGCGTTCGGTGTCGTCGGTCGTGGCGATGCCGTTCTCGGTCACGTAGAGCGGCAACCCGGTTCCGCGGCGCGGTGCAGCATCTCGCGCAGGCCGTCGGGATGCACGGCCCATCCCATCTGGGTCAGCGCGGTCCCGGCCGGTGGCGGGGCGAACAGGGCCGGGGCGGCCGGGTCGACCCACTGTTTGCGGTAGTACTGCACGCCGAGCCAGTCACCGCCGGGGTCCTCGAGGTACCGGTCGACGATCTCGTGACGGATGTCGAGGAACGCGGGGGTCTCCGCATCGACCGGGGCCAGCAACGGCAGCTGCACCGCCAGCCCCACCCGGGAGCCGGCCTGGTCACGGACCGCGGCCACGGCGGCCCGATGTGCCTCGAGCAGGACTCCCCCGACGCGTTTCCACTTCATCACGTTGGTGACGCCCGGCGGGTGGTAGCCCTCGAGGTAGCCGTGCAGGGCCACCATCTGCGGTTCGTTGATCGTGCAGACGAACGGCATCAGCGTGCCGAGTTCGGCGCTCACGTGCCGGCAGTACCGGGCGAAGACGCCGGTGGCGTCCGGGGCGAGCCAGCCGCCGCGGGCGGCGAACCAGCGTGGCAACGTGAAGTGATGGAGGGTGACGAAGGCGGTCATGCCGCTGTCGCGCAGGGCGGTCAGCACCCGCCGGTAGTGGCCGATGGCGGCGCTGCTGTACTCGCCGGGCGCGGGCTCGATGCGTGACCACTCCAGCGACAGCCGGTGAGTGTTGTGTCCCAGCGATGCCAGCAGCGCGAAGTCCTCGGCGTACCGGTGATAGTGGTCGATGCCGTCGCCGGACGACGCCCGCGCCAGGGATGCCGGGTCGTGTTCGAAGTCCCACCAGTCGTTGTTGGTGTTGCCGCCTTCGACCTGGTGGCCGAGGTGGCCGAGCCCCAGAGGAACCCGTCGGGGAATCGCACTGCCGCCTCCTCCAGGGGCGCGGCCCGCGGGTGGCGGGCCGCGCCCGCGTGTTCATCGGGTGGTGAAGGTGTAGGTGCCGGACGGCACCCGGTAGACGGCATCGCGCAGGAGCGTCGCGCGGGGCGGGGTGCCGGTGACCCGGCCGCCCAGCGTCGGCACGTGCACGACCGCGGTGGTGTTCGGCGGAACGGTCACGGTCAGGCGCAGCCGGTTGCCGTCGCGTCTCCACTCCGTGCGGGCGGTGCCCTGCGGGGTGGTGTAGTGGCCCTTGACGAACGTCAGGTCACCGACGACCTTCGGTGCGATGACCAGGTCGCGGTACGCGGTGGTGCCGTCCGCGGCCCGGATGCCGGCCAGGCCGGCGTGGAACCACTCCTCGATCTGGGCGAGGATCATGTGGTTCTTGGAGTCGCCGCGGTTCCAGCGTTCGCCGATGGTGGTCATGCCGCCGGGGTTGGCGACGGTCGGCTCCATGAAGTAGCCGTAGCTGGGCTGCTCGTCGCGCTGGATGAGGTCCCACAGCACGTCGTCGCGGCCGCCGGTCGACAGTGCCCGCACGGTCGGGGCCATGCCGATGGTGCCGCCGCTGAAGTGCGGACCGTCCCCGGCCGGGTGGAACGCGTAGATCAGCTCGACCAGCGCGTCGAGGACCGCCTGCCGCTCGGAGTCGGGGACCAGGCCCGCGTCGAGCGCGAGCGCCTGCGCGGTCTGGCTGGCGCCCGTGGTGCCGGCGTTGCCGTCGGCGGTGTAGCGGCGCGTCGTCGTGTTGTAGAAGGCCTGGTGGAACGCGGCCTTGATGTCGGTGGCGAGGGCTGCGTACCGGTCGGCGTCGGCCTGGTGGCCGGTCAGCCGGGCCAGCACGGCCAACTCCTTGATCATCATGTAGTAGCCCCAGGTGCCGGTGATCCGCCCGGAGACCGGCTCGGCGGACACCCAGTCGGCCAGGGCCGCGTCGACGATGTGCCCGACCGCCTTCTGCCGCGCGATGTAGTCGGCGAACCGCACCATCGGCGCGTAGTACCGGGCCGCCGTCTCGGTGTCGCCGTAGAGCTGCCGCAGGAAGCCGGGCACCAGAATGATCGCGTTGCCCCAGTTGATCTCGTCGCCGAAGCGGCCGCTGTAGCCCCAGTCGTAGACCGGGGTCTTCAGCGCGACGTTGCCCGCCATCGGGGTGTCCGCCACCGACTGGCCCTCGACCAGATGCCGCTGATGGGTGCGCAGGTAGGCGGACAGGTCGAAGTCACGGTGGATCGCGCCCATCGGCATCGTGTAGTCGGCCGGGTAGGACAGTTTCTCCCGGCCGGGGCAGTCGGTGAACACGCTCATCATGTTGCTGGCGAACGAGTACCAGGCCATTCGGTGGATCCGGTCGACCCGGGCGTTCGACGTGCTGACCGCGCCCGCGATCGGGGTGTCCGCCTGCACCCGCAGGCCGGTGATCGTCTCCTTCGTCGGCACGTACCCCTCGGGCAGGCCGGTGACCTGCACCCACTGCATGCCGAAGTAGTTGAAATCCGGCCGCCAGGTTTCCCCGCCGCGTACCCCCGCGGTGGTGTAGGTGTTGAACAGGTCGGTGCCGCGGCTGCCGCCGCCGCCCTTCAGGGACGCCTGGTCCACGGTGCCGTCCGCGGCCAGTGACTCGGCCGGCGACATGCGGATCACCGTGCCGGCCGGTACCCCCTTCACGCGCAGCTCGGGCAGGCCGGCGATGTTCTGGCCGAGGTCGAACACCCAGGTGCCGGGCGCCGGATTGGTGATCGACACCGGGGTGAGGCGGTCGGCGATCACGATCGGCGGCGCGGTCCGGCCGACCAGTTTCGTCGCCAGGTTGGGCGGTGGGGCGATCCCGGCGGCGATCCAGCCGGCCGGGGTGCCGTCGCGCCGTTTCGCCGTCGCGGACAGGTCCGCGCCGGGCCGGTCCCAGCCGGGCTGCTCGCGGCGGGCATCGTGGTCGCTGCCGGAGTACCAGGCGTCGGTGGTCAGCGGGCCGAGCGCGGTGCGCCACTGCCGGTCCGAGACGATCACGGTCTCCCGGCCGTCCGTGTAGGTGATCTCGAGGCGTGCGATGAACCGGGGTGTGACGGCCGCGCCCGCGCTGGCGTCGCCGGCGGCGATGTTGTTGCCGGATCCGGTCACCGCCGCGGCGGCCGGATGAGGCGTGGACAGGCCGGGGGTGAAGCTGACCGTGTCCGTGCCGATCGCGGTGATCACCCGGGATTCGAGCCGGTCGCCGCCGTCGCCGGTGTCCACGTTGATGGTGCCGCCGACGTGGTAGCCGGCGACGCTGCTCAGCGTGACGGTGGTGGCGCCGGCCGGGGCGTCCGCGGTGAGCGTGCCGTTGCCCTTGAGCTGGCTCTGCCACCAGGAGTACGGCGCGGTGCGCCCGACGGCCGGGTTGACGACGCTGCGCCGCACGTAGGCGGGACCGTTGCCCAGCCGTACCCCCACGGTGTTGTCGCCCCTGCGCAGGTGCCGGGTGACGTCGTAGACGCGGTACTCGCTGGAGAGCTGGTAGTTGGCGTAGCCCGGGGCGAGCACCTCATCGGTCAGCGAACGCCCGTTGAGCGTGGCCAGGTGCATGCCGACGCCGGAGAGGTAGAGCCGCGCCCGCCCGATGGTGCGGCGCGGGTCCGTGCTGAACCGCCGGGCGAAGATCGGCATCGGCTGCGTCTCGGCCCGGCCGGGGTACTCGATCCAGCGGGCCGGACCCCAGTCGGACTGGTGCAGCAGGCCCATCTCCCAGGTGGACCGCGCGCTCCAGTCGGTGGCGCGCCGGTGGGCGTCCCAGGCGCGGACGTGCCAGGAGAGCCGCTGCCGGGAGGTGAGGGCCGGGCCGCCGTAACGGACCCCGGACTGGACGTCGGAGTCCACCCTGCCGGAATCCCAGAGCAGCCGGTCGCCGTACACCCGGATCTGGTAGGCGGTCTGCCGGTCTGCCGCCGGCGAGCCGGTCTCGGCGAAGCGCCAGCTCAGTACCGGGTTGACGGTGTCGAGACCGAGGGGTGAGCCGGCGCGGCCGTCGACGCGCAGGCCGACGACGCGCGGGCCGGGACCGGTGTCACCGGCGGAGGCGGGACCGCCGGTCAGCACGCTCGCGGAGGGGATCGCCAGGGAGAGTCCGAGTGCGGTACGCCGTCTCATGATCCCGCCTTGTAGTCGGTGTCCATGTCCTTGAGCACCTCGTCGGCCGTGGCCTGGCCGCTGAAGACCTCCTGCAGGC
This genomic window from Catenuloplanes niger contains:
- a CDS encoding family 1 glycosylhydrolase, which translates into the protein MPRRVPLGLGHLGHQVEGGNTNNDWWDFEHDPASLARASSGDGIDHYHRYAEDFALLASLGHNTHRLSLEWSRIEPAPGEYSSAAIGHYRRVLTALRDSGMTAFVTLHHFTLPRWFAARGGWLAPDATGVFARYCRHVSAELGTLMPFVCTINEPQMVALHGYLEGYHPPGVTNVMKWKRVGGVLLEAHRAAVAAVRDQAGSRVGLAVQLPLLAPVDAETPAFLDIRHEIVDRYLEDPGGDWLGVQYYRKQWVDPAAPALFAPPPAGTALTQMGWAVHPDGLREMLHRAAEPGCRST
- a CDS encoding dienelactone hydrolase family protein, whose protein sequence is MPAQDRVPSPPRRLSHRLARRVLTAIAVTAGLVGTASPQPAFAAANPYERGPAPTAAGVAAVTGPFATASLSVPRGNGFGGGVIYYPTDRSQGTFGGIAISPGLNGTWPGIAWLGPRLAGQGFIVFGIETNNLNDNPTSRGTQLLAALDYLAQRSTVRDRLDPGRLAVAGHSMGGGGALDAALRRPSLKAAIGNAPYLPSNNLSATRVPTLIYAMQNDTLVPPSQLVNLYNSVPATTERAYAEITGAGHNYIGQPSTTLARTMIPWLKIFVDDDTRYSQFLCPLADSSGIRQYRSSCPLVPAA
- a CDS encoding family 78 glycoside hydrolase catalytic domain yields the protein MRRRTALGLSLAIPSASVLTGGPASAGDTGPGPRVVGLRVDGRAGSPLGLDTVNPVLSWRFAETGSPAADRQTAYQIRVYGDRLLWDSGRVDSDVQSGVRYGGPALTSRQRLSWHVRAWDAHRRATDWSARSTWEMGLLHQSDWGPARWIEYPGRAETQPMPIFARRFSTDPRRTIGRARLYLSGVGMHLATLNGRSLTDEVLAPGYANYQLSSEYRVYDVTRHLRRGDNTVGVRLGNGPAYVRRSVVNPAVGRTAPYSWWQSQLKGNGTLTADAPAGATTVTLSSVAGYHVGGTINVDTGDGGDRLESRVITAIGTDTVSFTPGLSTPHPAAAAVTGSGNNIAAGDASAGAAVTPRFIARLEITYTDGRETVIVSDRQWRTALGPLTTDAWYSGSDHDARREQPGWDRPGADLSATAKRRDGTPAGWIAAGIAPPPNLATKLVGRTAPPIVIADRLTPVSITNPAPGTWVFDLGQNIAGLPELRVKGVPAGTVIRMSPAESLAADGTVDQASLKGGGGSRGTDLFNTYTTAGVRGGETWRPDFNYFGMQWVQVTGLPEGYVPTKETITGLRVQADTPIAGAVSTSNARVDRIHRMAWYSFASNMMSVFTDCPGREKLSYPADYTMPMGAIHRDFDLSAYLRTHQRHLVEGQSVADTPMAGNVALKTPVYDWGYSGRFGDEINWGNAIILVPGFLRQLYGDTETAARYYAPMVRFADYIARQKAVGHIVDAALADWVSAEPVSGRITGTWGYYMMIKELAVLARLTGHQADADRYAALATDIKAAFHQAFYNTTTRRYTADGNAGTTGASQTAQALALDAGLVPDSERQAVLDALVELIYAFHPAGDGPHFSGGTIGMAPTVRALSTGGRDDVLWDLIQRDEQPSYGYFMEPTVANPGGMTTIGERWNRGDSKNHMILAQIEEWFHAGLAGIRAADGTTAYRDLVIAPKVVGDLTFVKGHYTTPQGTARTEWRRDGNRLRLTVTVPPNTTAVVHVPTLGGRVTGTPPRATLLRDAVYRVPSGTYTFTTR
- a CDS encoding family 1 glycosylhydrolase, encoding MPLYVTENGIATTDDTERLDYLHTHLAALARAVAEGVDVRGYLHWSAFDNFEWSEGYRPRFGLVAVGDDFTRTPKPSAYAFARVARTGRLGALHETSEQTSR
- a CDS encoding carboxylesterase/lipase family protein: MTRRALIAGSLSAAATVSLPATARAHGRTGRDEATTRYGRVRGRRRDGTIAFLGVPYATPPLGRLRFRAPQPPRPWSGLRDTVDFPNPAYQVPGGEMGPNGNGRMPAPSEDCLYLNIWTPAADGKRRPVMFYHHGGGYMIGSGSATGQDGTRLAKLHDVVVVQSNHRLGLLGYLFLGDLAHGDYAANQGMLDILAALRWTADNIDHFGGDPDNIMVWGESGGGAKTAAVYTMPAAAQLFHKASIESAAPLRFPTRDGATARAERTLHLLGLTRADIARLHDIPAARLLEIQQAEAANGVAPWGDPDPVRPGFGAFVDGRIIPRHPVADGAPPWSAGKPLMVGTTRDETVFFSLFGPPDIFRIDEAGLRRELSRTYQGAELDRIIATFRASRPAATPAQLYFAITTSPIWRDAIRIAEAKAAQHQAPVYMYQLAYQDPTVVPGTDFPLGSPHASDIPLKFANTPGDRPAGERATARHMSALWAGFARDSRPNAPHVPRWPAYTPTRRATMWIDARCRIVDDPDRAERLYWESREPRGS